CTGTTCTCCGGTCCACGTGGGTGTGGCAAGACCACCAGTGCGCGGATCCTGGCGCGGGCGATCAACTGTGAGAAGGGCCCGATCGCGGAGCCGTGCGGGGTGTGCAAGTCGTGCACCGATCTGGCGCGCGGTGGGCCGGGCAGCATCGACGTGATCGAGATCGACGCGGCGTCGCACGGTGGTGTCGACGACGCGCGGGACCTGCGCGAGCGGGCGTTCTTCGCGCCGGTCGAGAGCCGGTACAAGATCTACATCATCGACGAGGCGCACATGGTGACCACGCAGGGCTTCAACGCCCTGCTGAAGCTGGTCGAGGAACCGCCGCCGCACCTCAAGTTCATCTTCGCCACGACCGAGCCGGACAAGGTGATCGGGACGATTCGGTCCCGGACCCACCACTACCCGTTCCGCCTGGTGCCGCCGAAGGCGCTAGGGGATTACATGGCGACGCTGTGCGAGGCCGAGGGCGTGGCGATCGCGCCGGCCGCGCTGCCGTTGGTGGTGCGGGCTGGTGCCGGGTCGGTGCGCGACTCGCTGAGTGTGCTCGACCAGCTGATCGGTGGGGCCGGGCCGGAGGGTGTGACGTACGAGCTGGCGGTTGCGCTGCTCGGCTTCACGCCGGACTCGTTGCTGGATGCGTGCGTTGACGGGTTTGCGGCGCATGACAGCCGGGCTGTGTTCGAGACGGTCGAGAAGGTGATCGAGACCGGGCAGGACCCGAAGCGGTTCGCGGAGGACCTGCTGCGGCGATTGCGCGACCTGGTGATTCTGTCGGCGGTGCCGAACGCGGTCGCCTCTGGGTTGATCGAGGCGGCGGAGGATCAGGGCGAGCGGTTGCAGACCCAGGCCGCTGGGATCGGGCCGGCTGAACTGACCCGGGCGGCGGACATCGTAGCGGCCGGGCTGCTGGAGATGCGCGGGGCGACGGCGCCTCGGCTGCAGCTGGAGCTGATCTGCGCGAAGGTGCTGCTGCCGGGTGCTGACGATTCGACCAACGGGATTCAGGCTCGGCTGGATCGGATGGAGCGGCGGCTCACGATCGGGGTGCCTGCTGGTACGGCGGACGCGGCGCCGGCCGCGCGGCCGGGCGGTGGGGCGGCTGCGGGTGGTGACGTGGCGGACGGGCGTGGTGCGGGTCCGGTCGGTGGCGCTGAGGTGGCTGGGCCGGGTGGTGCTGGTCGGGCTGCGGCGGCAGGTGCTGGGGATGGTGGGTCGGGCGGAGCTGGCACGCCGGGTGCGGGTGCTGGTGCTGGTGCGGCTGACGGGCGGGCTGCGAGCGGCGCGGGCGGAGCTGATGGTTCTGCGGTGAGTGGTCCGGGCCGGGGCGATGGTTCGACGAGCACGGGCGATGGCTCGGCGGTGGGTGGAGCTGGTGGCTTGGCTGCTGCTGGTGATGCGGCTGCTGCTGGCGGTTCTGGTTCGAGTGGTGGCGCTGGCGGGACCGGGTCCGGTTCGGCGGGTGGGGTGTCCCCGGCGGGCGGGTCTGGTGGTGCCGGCTTGGCGGGTGCTGGGACTGGCGGGGCTGGGCGTGGTGGGGGTTCGGCGCCTGCGGGTGCTGGGGCGAATGCTTCGGGGAGTCGGACTGGGGCTTGGGCCGATGAGTCCGGTTCGGCCGCTGGGGTGACGGGTGGGCAGTCGCCTGCGGCTGCGCAAGTGGCGCCGGCTGCGGCTGCGCCGATTTCGACCGGGGTTGTGGGGCTGGCGGATGTTCGGCGGTTGTGGCCTGAGGTGCTGGAGGCGGTGAAGAGCAAGCGGCGGTTCGCTTGGATCATGCTCAGTCAGAACGCTCAGGTGATCGCTGTCGACGACCAGATTCTGACGTTGGGGCTGGTGAACGCGGGGGCTCGGGAGAGCTTTGCGCGGTCCGGCAGTGACGAGATCTTGCGGCAGGCGATGATCGACACGATCGGGTTGAACCGGCGGGTCGAGGCTGTGGTGGATCCGTCGACCGATCCGGGCGCTGGGTCGGGAGCGGGACCTCCGCCGGCGCCACCGTCCGCGCCGCCGAGTTCGTCGTGGGATCAGGCTCCGCCGGCGGGTAGTCAGCCGGGTCCGGGTGGTCCGGGTGGTGCTGCTGGATCGTTCGGCGATGGTGGCGCTGGGGCGTCCGGCGATGCGGGTGGTTCCGGTGGTTCTTACGGTGATGGTGGTGGGGCCGGAAGTTCGTACGGAGACAGCGGTGGGGCCGGGGCGGCGCACGGGGGTGGCGGCGGTGCTGGCGGTTCGCAGGGTGGTGCTGCCGGCGGTGCTGGTGGATCGCAGGGTGGTCCTGCCGGCGGCGCTGGTGATTCACAGGGCGCAGGCAGCGGGGTCGATGGTGCGCGGGGCGCGGCCAGCGGGGCCGATGGTTCGCCGGGCGCGGGCTCGGATGTGGCAGGTGTGGGGTCTGATGGGCTGGGTGCCGGAGGGTCGAGTGCCGGTGGAGTTGGCTCTGGGGTGGGTGGTACGGCTGCTTACGAGGCGCCGGGAGGTGGCGCGGGGGGCAGTGGTGGGACGGAGTACGACGGGCCGGGTGGATCCGGGGCTGGCGGTGTTGATGCCGGTGAAGTTGCTGGTGCGGCGTCGGGTGGGGTTGGAGACGGTGGGAACGCGGTAGCCGGCGGTGCTGCGGGTGGGGCCGAAGGTGGTGGGGTAGGTGGCGGTGGTGGTTCGCAGCCTGGCTCGGGAGCGTGGGCGGACGCAGGGACCGGTGGTGCAGGGGGCACCGGTGCTGGTGCGAACGGTGCTGGCGGTGCGGGGAACGCGGGCGGTGGAGCGGCGGGTTCGGTAGGGGATGCCGGGGCGGCTGGGCAGGGCGGTTCCTCGGGCGGTAGCGGCGGGGCTGGCTGGGGTGATGGTGCGGTTGGCGGGTCTGGGGTCGCTGGGGGTGCTGCGATTGGCGGTTCTGCGGTTGGGGCGTCTGCGGGCGGGGCGGTCGCCGTACAGGACGTTGCTGGTGTGGTGAGGGCTCCGCTGCAGGCTGATCAGCAGGCGGGTGGGCCGCCGGCTCCCTCGGCGGCGCCTGAGGTGGATCGGCGGGAGCAGGCCGCCAGCAAGCGGCGGGCTGCTGAGGCTGCGGTGGCGGCTGAGCAGGCGCGGAAGGCCGCGGCGGCGCCGGAGGTTCAGGAAGCGCCGTTGACGCCTGAGGAAGAGGCGATGGCGATCGGGGACGACGACGTCGTGCTGGAAGAGGACTCTCGGTCGCATACCGATCTGCTGCGGGAGACGCTGGGGGCGTCGATCATCACTGAAGAGCCGAACTGAGGGTTCGATCTGTGCGGTCGCTGAGGTAGCTGGCGGCTGGGAAGGCAGCCTGTCTGGGGACGGGCTGCTTTGGCGTGCCCGCAGACTGCTGAGCAGGCGATAGCGAGTGCCCTGAGCCGGGCGGGGCAGGGCGGGGAGTAAGAACAGCCGTGGGGCGGCGGGCTAGGGGAGAAGGCGGGGCCGGGCGGGGACTGGGGAGAGCCGACCCGGGGGAGCGGGGCAGCCCAGCGGGCAGAGGAGGGAAGCGGGGAGGCTTGCGTCGGAGGCGGGGCTGGCGGCCTGTAGGTGCGCGTGTCAACAGGTTGTCCACAGGGTTGGGGATGGGGTGTGGATGACGGAAGCGGCGATGCGCGCGCTGTGGTGTGCACATGTTGTCCACATGGTGTGGATAAGTCCTGCCCACAGGGTGTGGACACGTATCGGTTTCCGCTCGGTCACTGACCGGGGCTGGGGTTGTCGGAACGACCGGCTAGGCTCAGGGGCAAGCGGAAGAGTCCGACGGGAGATCGCGTGTTCGACGGTGGCGGTGGGCAGGGCGGGGGCTTTGACATGTCCGAGCTGCTCGCACAGGCACAGGCGATGCAGAGCCAGCTGATGGAGGCTCAGGCCAACCTGGAGAACCAGGAGGTCGAGGGCACCGCGGGTGGTGGTCTGGTGACCGCGATGGTGTCCGGAACGGGTGAGCTGCTCAGCCTGACGATCAACCCGCAGGCGGTGGATCCGGACGACACCGAGACGCTGGCCGACCTGATCGTGGCCGCCGTACGGGACGCCTCGGAGAATGCCAAGGAGGTGGCGGCCCGCGCGATGGGGCCGCTCGCCGGTGGTCTGGGCGGAGGTCTGCCCGGGTTCGGTGGCGGCGCTCCGGAGACCGTGCCGGGCGACGACCAACTCCCCGGCGACCAAGTCCCTGGCGACCAGCGGCCAGGCGACCAGCGGGCAGGCAACGAACTGCCGGGCAGCGAGCGCGGCAACCAGTTGCCGGGCAACGGCCAGGGTCCGAACTTCGGGTTCACCCGTCCGGGCTCCGAGCCCGGTCAGAACCCGGGCTGACGTGTACGAAGGGGCCGTCCAGGACCTCATCGACGAGCTCGGCCGGCTCCCCGGCGTCGGTCCGAAGTCCGCGCAGCGGATCGCGTTCCACCTGCTCGCCGCCGACGAGACCGACGTCCGCCGGCTGGCCCACGTGCTGATCCAGGTCAAGGAGAAGGTCAAGTTCTGCGAGATCTGCGGCAACGTCTCCGAGGAGACGCAGTGCCGGATCTGCCGTGACACGCGCCGAGACCTCGCGCTGATCTGCGTGGTCGAGGAGGCCAAGGACGTGGTCGCGATCGAGCGGACCCGTGAGTTCCGCGGCCGCTACCACGTGCTCGGCGGCGCGATCTCGCCGATCGAGGGGATCGGGCCGGACGAGCTGCGGATCCGCGAACTGATGCAACGGCTGGCCAGCGGCGAGGTGACCGAGATCATTCTCGCCACCGACCCGAACCTCGAAGGCGAGGCGACCGCCACGTATCTGAGCCGGTTACTGAGGCCCATGGGGTTGCGTGTGACTCGTTTGGCCAGTGGACTACCTGTAGGCGGTGATCTCGAGTACGCCGACGAGGTCACACTCGGACGGGCGTTTGAAGGGCGACGATCGATCGATGACTGAATCAACCGATATTGCGGAACGCGCGTTGGACACCGACAACGAGGACCTGACCGAGTTCGCCGAGCAGATCGCGGACCAGGTGCAGAGCTTCCTGATCTCGGTGCGCGACATCGCAGGCCAGCCGGACGAGGACGGTGTCGACGAGGGTCTCGCCTCGCTGCCGTACCTGTTGCTCGAGGTCAGCCAGCTGCTGCTGGCCGGTGGCCGGCTCGGTGCGTTCGAGGACTTCGTACCGGCTGAGCGCTTCGAGAGCGACGCCGGTCCGGATCCGGACCTGGACGCGATGCGCGACCGGCTCGCGGTGCTGTTCGAGGGACTCGACGAGTACGCCGAGGTCTTCGACCCGTACGCCGCGCCGCCGGAGATCACCGTCAACCGGCTCTCCGACGACCTGACCGCGATCGCGACCGACCTGGTGCACGGGCTCGCCCACTACCAGTCCGGCCGGATCATCGAGGCGCTGTGGTGGTGGCAGTTCTCCTACGTCTCCACCTGGGGCGCCGCGGCGAGCGCCGTACTGCGGGCGATCCAGTCGCTGATCGCGCACGACCGGCTGGAGCCGGCGCACGATCCGGAGACCGAGGCGTCCGACCGTGAACTGGTCGAGGTCGCCGAGGAAGCCGTCCAGCGCCGCTGAGCACGAGCTGCGAGCCAGCCGAGCAACCGCAGTCACCAGAACCAGTACGACGACCGGCAGGACGTCCACGCCCGGTGGCGTGAGGTGGCGCAGCACCGGGCCGTGCAGCATGCCGGTCGTCGTCACGAGTGAGGCGAACGGCCCGAGGACCGGGTGCTCGAGGTCGGCGAGCACCTTCTTCGGCGTACAGGCTCCGGGGAGCGCGCACAGCCCTCCGGGGTGTTCCTGGGATAGCGTGAGCCGCCGGTGAGGCCGAGGAGGCGCGCGTGCAGCACGAGGAGCCGGCGGTGGTCGGTCCGTTCGTGATCCAGTCGCGGCTGGGGAGCGGTGCGATGGGCACGGTGCACCTGGCCCGGTCGCCCGGTGGGCGGCTGGTCGCTCTGAAAGTGGTGCGGTCCGAGCTCGCCGACGACCCGGGGTTCCGGGCGCGGTTCGGCCGGGAGGTCGAGGCGGTCCGGAAGGTCGGCGGGGCGTTCACGGCTGCCGTCATCGACGCGGATCCCGACGCCGAGCGGCCGTGGCTCGCGACCGAGTTCTTGCCGGGGCCGACCTTGCAGCAAGCGGTCGACGGGCAAGGGCCGCTGCGGCCGGACGGTCTGCGGTACGTCGCCGCGGGGTTGGCCGAGGCGCTGGTCGCGATTCATCGCGCCGGGGTGGTGCACCGCGATCTCAAGCCGTCGAACATCCTGCTCACCGACAACGGGCCGCGGGTGATCGACTTCGGCATCGCGCGGGCGCTCGAGGACGTGAACCTGACGGCCACGGGGATCGTGGTCGGTACGCCGGGCTACCTGTCGCCCGAGCAGATCACCGGCGGAGCGATCGGGCCGGCGTCGGATCTGTTCTCGCTCGGCGGGGTGCTGGTGTTCGCGGCGAGCGGGCAGGGGCCGTTCGGTCGTGGGCCGCTGAGCGCGTTGATGCATCGGGTTGTGCACGAGGAGCCGCGGGTTCCGCCGCTGCCTGACGATGTCGCCGGGGTGGTCCGCGGGTGTTTGCAGCGCAGGCCGGAGCTGCGGCCCGCGCCGGGCGACGTACTGAAGGCGTTGAGTCCGGTGCATCCCGTGCCGTTGCCTATGGCAAGCACGATGCACCTGCCCAAGCCGGCGCCGACGCGGGTGGACGAGATGCCCAAGAGCAGCACCTTCGCGGACCCGCCGGCCCCGGCACGTCTGCCGATCGAGGGAGGTTCGCGGCAAGTGCTGCAGGGGCCGAACACGCCGCCGAAGCCCGCACCGATCCGCCCAGCCCCCGTAGGTCCCAGCTTCACCACCAGCCGGACCTACTCGATCCTGATGTCCCTTTGGCTGTTGGTGTTCACCGTCGCCACCAGCTGGTTCTCCTCCTACTCCGCCGAGATGGGCTTCGGCGGACAGGCCCTGGTCTGCTGGCTGATCAGCCTGGTCGGCCTCTGGTTCCTCGCCTGGCGACTGCCGTTCCTCTTCGGCAGGAAAGTCCGACTGGTCGTGAACGCCGACGGCCTGACGACGACGCGCGCCGGCCGCACCGGATTCGTCCCCTGGGCCGGTGTTTCCCGGATCCGCCTGGTCGGCCACTCCCGGCGCGTCTGGCTCGTGGTCTGGCTCGACCCGGCCCGCGCCGCCGACCTGCCGGCGTCGCCTCGCCGCTTCCACGGCGGCCACCGCGTCTTCCCGGTCGCGCACGGCGCCACCAGCCGGCGCCGGCTCCGCCAGATCGGAGAGCTGCGCTCCGCGCTCACCTGGTACGCCGGCCGCCTGTTCGACGAGAACCACTGAAGCCGGTTGAATGACCGGGTGTCTGTTCACGAACTGATCGCCCGGCTGCCCGATGTCGCGACCGTACGGCGGACCAGCCGCGCGCTCGCCGTCCTGGACCTGATCGTCTGCGAGGACCCGGCGTACCGGTACTACTCGTTCGACGCGCGCTGGTCGGAGACCGAGGAGGCCGCGCTGATGGTCGACGGGTCGGGTGACGAGTACTCGATCGTGTTCTCGCCGGACGGCGTCTTCGCGCGCGGGTTCGCGCACGAGTCGGCGATGTCGCCCTACGGGAACAACGGCGAGCTCTGGCCCGGACTGGTCGACGGCCTCCCGCCCGCGCTGCACGCGGCCCGGGACGAGCCCGCCTTCCGGGACGACGAAGGCGGCGTGCTGAACGCGACGGCGTGCTTCTGGCGTACGGACGGGAACTGGGTCTGTGGACCGGCCGAGCCCGAGGGCGACGACGGCGCCGAGCGGCTCTTCGGGCTGCTGGCCGAGGGGCCGGAGGCCTACCTGACCTTCGCCGAGGAGTACTACGAGGTCGCGCTCGACCTGGACGCGATCCGGCACGTGTACGCGCTGATGCCGCTCAGCGAGTACGTCGTGACGATCCTCAACCGGAACCGCAGGCTGGCCGATCTCAAGGAGGATCTGGCCGAGATCGGCTACCCGCGAGAGTTCTGAACTGATCGATCCAAAACTCTGGTACTCTCGTTCGCATGGCCCGACCCAGGACGTTCGACGAGGACGCCGCGACCGACGCGGCGATGCGCGCTTTCTGGGCGAATGGTTACGAGGGCACCTCGACGCAGGACCTCTGTGAGGCGACCGGGCTCGGGCGGAGCAGCATCTACAACACCTTCGCCGGCAAGCACGAGCTGTTCGAGCGCTCGCTGGCGCGGTACATCGATCGCAAGACCGGGTCGACGCTGAAGCTGCTGGGTGGTGACCTTCCGGTCGCGGCCAAGCTTCGTACGATGCTGGACGGTGCCGTCGACCCGCCGGAAGGCGAGCCGCCGGGCTGTCTGGTGGTCAACTCGCTGATCGAGCTCGCTCCACACGATGCTGCGGTCGCCGAGCAGTTGCGGGTGGACGAAGAGCTTCGCCTGACCGCGTTGACGACGGCGATCGAGGCCGGCCAGCGCGACGGGGACATCGCTGCGGACAAGGACGCCCGCAGCCTGGCGCAGTTCGTCGTCGCGACGATCTGCGGGATCCGGGTGCTGGCGCGCGGCGGGACCGACCGGGCCGTGCTGGCCGCGGTCGCGGCGACCGCGCTGACCGCCCTGGTCTGACCGAACTTTCTGAGGGGACATGTCGATGCCGCCTGCCATTTTCGTGCTGGGCCTTGCGATCTTCGCGCAGGGAACGTCCGAGCTGATGCTCGCCGGGCTGCTGCCCGAGCTGTCGAGCGACCTCGGCGTCTCGATTCCGACCACCGGGTTGCTGATCTCGGCGTTCGCGATCGGGATGCTGGTGGGCGCGCCGGTGCTCGCGGTCGTCACATTGCACTGGCCACGGCGTACGGCGTTGCTGAGCTTCCTCGCGGTCTTCGTGCTGGCCCACGTCGCCGGCGCGCTGACGCCGAACTACGCAGTACTGCTGATCACGCGGGTCGTCGGGGCGTTCGTGTACGCCGGGTTCTGGGCGGTCGCGGCGGTCACGGTCATCGGGCTGGTGCCGTCCGATCGGCGCGGCCGGGCGATGAGCATCCTGGTCGGTGGGTTGACGGTGGCAACCATCCTCGGCCTGCCGCTGGGGACGGTGGTCGGCCAGCACCTCGGGTGGCGCGCGGCGTTCTGGGGAGTCGCGGCGATGTCGACGATCGCCATGGCCGGGGTCGTGGCGACGGTACCGGCCGGTCGGTCGGCGAGCAGCGTTCCGAAGATCCGCGACGAGATCCGGGCGATGGCCAATCCGCCGCTGTGGCTGGCTTACGGGACGACGGCGTTGTCGATCGGCGCGTTGCTGGTCATCTTCAGCTACCTGGCGCCGTTGCTGGTCGAGGTGACCGGGCTGACGAGTGACTGGGTGCCGGCGGTGCTCGCCCTGTACGGCGTGGGCGCGCTGGGCGGGATCACGATCGGTGGGCGGACGGCGGATGCGAGGCCGTTCGGGACACTCTTCGCCGGGCTCTCCGCCGTCGTGGTGCTGTCGGTCGTGCTGGCGGTGTGGACTTCGCAGCCCGTCGTCGCTGTCGCCGCGATCACGCTGCTGGGCGCGGCCGGGTTCATGACCAATCCGGCGGTGAACACGCGGGTGTTCAGCCTGGCTGGGAAGGCTCCGACGCTGGCGGCCGCGGTGAACATCTCGGCCTTCAACGTCGGGATCACGGTGGCGCCGTGGGTTGGTGGCTTGGCGCTCGACGCCGGCGCGGGGTACTCGGTGCTGGGGTGGATCGGTGCGGTGTTCGCGGTGCTCGCGCTGGGGACGGTGGTGGTCGCCGGGAGGCTGCAGGCCTCCGTACGGGATGAGGTCAGTCCGGCAGCATCGGTACGGTGAGGCCCTGGTCGCGGCCGAGCAGGATGCCGCGGGTGATCGCGTTGATGCCGAACTTGTCCTTGACGTGGTCGAGCGCGCTGTCCAGCTCGTCGTTGCTGGCCTTGTCGAACGGGAGGGCCAGCTGGACTGTCGACTCGTTCTCCAGGTTGCCGACCGCAATGCCGACGAGTGTGACGCCCTGCTTCTCGATCATCGGCGTGGCCTCGGCCATCAGGGCGCGCGCGGTGACGAGCAGGGTGCGCGTGTGATCAGTTGCCTGGGGCAACGTGTGCGAGCGGGTCGCGCGGGTGAAGTCGTCGAAGCGCAGCCGTAGGGTGACGGTCCGGCCGGAGCGCCCGGCCGATCGCATCCGGCGGGTGACCCGGTCGACGAGACCGGCCAGCACGGCGTCCAGGGTCTCGGGCGACTTCGGCGAACGGCCGAGCGCGCGCTGGGAGCCGATCGAGCGGCGGCGCTTGCCGACCTCGATCGGGCGCGGGTCGCGGTTGTGGGCGAGGGCGTGCAGGTGCCGGCCCGAGGCGCGGCCGAGCATCGCGATCAGCGCGGCCTCGGGCAGCATCGCGACGTCGCCGACCTTCGTGAGGCCGCGGGAGCGGAGCTTCTCCGCCGTGACTTCGCCGACGCCCCACAGGCGCTCGACGGCGAGCGGGTGCAGGAACCCGAGCTCCTGGTCGGGCGGCACCTCCAGCAGGCCGTCGGGTTTGGCGACGCCGCTCGCGACCTTCGCGAGGAACTTGGTCCGGGCGACGCCGACGGTGATCGGCAGGCCGACCTTGGCGAGGACCTCGGCGCGGAGCCGGCGGGCGATCTCGACCGGCGTACCGGCGATCTTGCGCAGGCCGGCGACATCCAGGAACGCCTCGTCGATCGACAGGCCCTCGACCAGCGGGGTGGTGTCCTCGAAGACCTTGAAGACGGCCTTGCTGGCTTCGGAGTACGCCGACATGCGCGGCTGGACGACGATCGCCTGCGGGCAGCGGCGCATCGCCTGGCCGCCGCTCATCGCCGTCCGGACGCCGAGGGCCTTGGCCTCGTAGCTGCAGGCGAGCACGACGCCGGCGCCGACGATCACCGGGCGGCCGCGCAGACGGGGGTCGTCCCGCTGCTCGACCGACGCGTAGAAGGCGTCGAGGTCGGCGTGCAGGATCGTCGCCTCACCGGTTTGGGACACGAACACATGTTCGCATATACTGTTCGTGCGAGCTAGGGATGCTCATTGGTCTGGGTAGGGAGAAATCCTGAGGCGGGGGGTTGATGTGACAGGACAGAATGCGGTCTATGGACCTGTCGGCGTACCGCGCACTCTGGAGAACTCGTGGGGTGGCGTCGCTGCTGGCCTCGGCCTTGGTGGCGCGGCTGCCGGTGATGGCGTCGGCGGTGCCGATGTCGTTCCTGGCGAAGGACGCGGCCGGGAGCTTCGGCTGGGCAGGCGTGGTCGCGGGCGCCTACTCGGTCGGTACGGCGCTGGGCGGGCCGATCTGGTCGCGACTGGCGGACCGGCGGGGTGGCAAGTGGGTCGTCATCGGGACCGGGATGGGGTGGAGCCTGGCGATGTTCGTGCTGGCCCTGCTGCCCAACGACTGGTACCGGTTGATGCCGGTGGTGTCCGCGCTCGCGGGGGCGTTCGTGTCGCCGATCACCGCGACGCTGCGGGCGGCCTGGCCGCGGTTGGTCCAGGGGCCGCGGTTGCGCGCGGTCTACGCGCTGGACGCGACCGCGCAGGAGGTGCTGTTCGCGATCGGGCCGATGCTGGGCGCGCTGGTGGTCAGCTTCGTGAACCCGCGGGCCGGTGTGCTGTCGGCCGCGGCGATCGCCCTGGTCTCGGTCTGGTGGTACGGCGTGCAGCAGCAGCCGGCGATGCGGCACGACGAGACCGTACGCCGGTTGACGGCGCCGCAACTGCTCTGGCATCGGCACCGGCTGCCGCTGATCCTGGCGTTCGCGTTCTGCGTCACCGCGTTCGCGTCGGTGTCGCTGGGGATCGTCGCGTTCGCCGACGACCACGGGAACCGGTTGATCGCCGGTGTGCTGGAGACGGTGTGGGCGGTCGGCAGCCTGGCCGGCGGGTTGATCGTCGGCGCGCTGCCGGGCCGGCGGAACTCGTTCGTCTGGCGGCGGGCGCTGCTGGTGTCGGTCGGCATGCTGGCGTGCGTCTTCGCGACGTGGTCGCCGGTGTCGCTCGGGATCGCGCTGCTGCTGTCGGGCTGCGTCCTGGCGCCGACGGTCGGAGCGTTGTATGAGCGTCTAGGAGCGATGACGCCCGACTCGGTGCGCACCGAGATCTTCGGCTGGATGGGCAGCGGCGCCATGATCGGCGGAGCCGTCGGCTCGGCGTTCGCGGGCCTGGTCGTCGAAGCCTTCGGCGTCCGCTACGTGTGGCTGATGGCCGCAGTCCTGACCCTGCTGGCGACGCTGTCCCTGCTGCACATTCCACCCCACCGGCCGTCCGACGACGCAACAGTCGAAGAGGTCGCCGTCGCCTGAGCCGGGGGGCGGTGGTGGAGTGGGGATCGGTGGGGTGCCGTGTCGGCGGTGATGCGGGGGTCGGCGGTGATGCCGGGGTGTGGGTGGTGCTTGGTGTGCGGTGGATCCACGAGACGGATGCTGTGGGTGCCGAGGGCGGTGGTGCCCTGGTGAGGATCGCCGGGTGAGGCTTCTGGGTGACGTGGCCGGTGTCGGTGTGCTGGCGTGCGGTGGGTCCGCGTGACAGATGCTGTGGAGGTCGTTCTGATGCCCGCTGCTGGGTCAGTCGCATGGGGTCGGGGAGGTGGGATGTCTGCTGGGTTAGTCGCGTGGGGGCGGGTCGGTGCCGTCTTCGGTGGACTGGTAGGCGGTGATCTTCCAGTCGATGAGTTCTAGGTCGGCCTCCAGTTGGGTCAGGTCGATGGCTACTCGTTCGCGGTGGGCTCGGAGGAGGGCGAGGCGTTCGGTGCGGAGGTGGTCGCCGGCTCGGACGTGTTGGGCGAACTCGCGGACCTGTTCGACGGGCATGCCGGTACGGCGGAGGCGTAGGAGGATGTCGAGCAGGCCGAGAGTGTCGGGGGTGAAGCGGCGGCGGCCGCCGGTGTCTCGGGGGAGGTCGCCGAAGAGGCCCTCGCGGTCGTAGTACCGCAAGGTCTCCACTGGCAGGCCGGAGAGTCGTGAGGCCTCGCCGATGGTGACGGCTTCTGCCAGTTCTTCCTGCATCATCCCGGCAGCTTGTTACCTGGAG
The Kribbella italica DNA segment above includes these coding regions:
- a CDS encoding DUF5063 domain-containing protein — its product is MTESTDIAERALDTDNEDLTEFAEQIADQVQSFLISVRDIAGQPDEDGVDEGLASLPYLLLEVSQLLLAGGRLGAFEDFVPAERFESDAGPDPDLDAMRDRLAVLFEGLDEYAEVFDPYAAPPEITVNRLSDDLTAIATDLVHGLAHYQSGRIIEALWWWQFSYVSTWGAAASAVLRAIQSLIAHDRLEPAHDPETEASDRELVEVAEEAVQRR
- a CDS encoding DNA polymerase III subunit gamma and tau: MSALGARVAVVEAPLALYRRYRPETFAEVIGQDHVTAPLRNALSNNRVNHAYLFSGPRGCGKTTSARILARAINCEKGPIAEPCGVCKSCTDLARGGPGSIDVIEIDAASHGGVDDARDLRERAFFAPVESRYKIYIIDEAHMVTTQGFNALLKLVEEPPPHLKFIFATTEPDKVIGTIRSRTHHYPFRLVPPKALGDYMATLCEAEGVAIAPAALPLVVRAGAGSVRDSLSVLDQLIGGAGPEGVTYELAVALLGFTPDSLLDACVDGFAAHDSRAVFETVEKVIETGQDPKRFAEDLLRRLRDLVILSAVPNAVASGLIEAAEDQGERLQTQAAGIGPAELTRAADIVAAGLLEMRGATAPRLQLELICAKVLLPGADDSTNGIQARLDRMERRLTIGVPAGTADAAPAARPGGGAAAGGDVADGRGAGPVGGAEVAGPGGAGRAAAAGAGDGGSGGAGTPGAGAGAGAADGRAASGAGGADGSAVSGPGRGDGSTSTGDGSAVGGAGGLAAAGDAAAAGGSGSSGGAGGTGSGSAGGVSPAGGSGGAGLAGAGTGGAGRGGGSAPAGAGANASGSRTGAWADESGSAAGVTGGQSPAAAQVAPAAAAPISTGVVGLADVRRLWPEVLEAVKSKRRFAWIMLSQNAQVIAVDDQILTLGLVNAGARESFARSGSDEILRQAMIDTIGLNRRVEAVVDPSTDPGAGSGAGPPPAPPSAPPSSSWDQAPPAGSQPGPGGPGGAAGSFGDGGAGASGDAGGSGGSYGDGGGAGSSYGDSGGAGAAHGGGGGAGGSQGGAAGGAGGSQGGPAGGAGDSQGAGSGVDGARGAASGADGSPGAGSDVAGVGSDGLGAGGSSAGGVGSGVGGTAAYEAPGGGAGGSGGTEYDGPGGSGAGGVDAGEVAGAASGGVGDGGNAVAGGAAGGAEGGGVGGGGGSQPGSGAWADAGTGGAGGTGAGANGAGGAGNAGGGAAGSVGDAGAAGQGGSSGGSGGAGWGDGAVGGSGVAGGAAIGGSAVGASAGGAVAVQDVAGVVRAPLQADQQAGGPPAPSAAPEVDRREQAASKRRAAEAAVAAEQARKAAAAPEVQEAPLTPEEEAMAIGDDDVVLEEDSRSHTDLLRETLGASIITEEPN
- a CDS encoding YbaB/EbfC family nucleoid-associated protein, with the protein product MSELLAQAQAMQSQLMEAQANLENQEVEGTAGGGLVTAMVSGTGELLSLTINPQAVDPDDTETLADLIVAAVRDASENAKEVAARAMGPLAGGLGGGLPGFGGGAPETVPGDDQLPGDQVPGDQRPGDQRAGNELPGSERGNQLPGNGQGPNFGFTRPGSEPGQNPG
- a CDS encoding protein kinase domain-containing protein; this encodes MQHEEPAVVGPFVIQSRLGSGAMGTVHLARSPGGRLVALKVVRSELADDPGFRARFGREVEAVRKVGGAFTAAVIDADPDAERPWLATEFLPGPTLQQAVDGQGPLRPDGLRYVAAGLAEALVAIHRAGVVHRDLKPSNILLTDNGPRVIDFGIARALEDVNLTATGIVVGTPGYLSPEQITGGAIGPASDLFSLGGVLVFAASGQGPFGRGPLSALMHRVVHEEPRVPPLPDDVAGVVRGCLQRRPELRPAPGDVLKALSPVHPVPLPMASTMHLPKPAPTRVDEMPKSSTFADPPAPARLPIEGGSRQVLQGPNTPPKPAPIRPAPVGPSFTTSRTYSILMSLWLLVFTVATSWFSSYSAEMGFGGQALVCWLISLVGLWFLAWRLPFLFGRKVRLVVNADGLTTTRAGRTGFVPWAGVSRIRLVGHSRRVWLVVWLDPARAADLPASPRRFHGGHRVFPVAHGATSRRRLRQIGELRSALTWYAGRLFDENH
- the recR gene encoding recombination mediator RecR, translated to MYEGAVQDLIDELGRLPGVGPKSAQRIAFHLLAADETDVRRLAHVLIQVKEKVKFCEICGNVSEETQCRICRDTRRDLALICVVEEAKDVVAIERTREFRGRYHVLGGAISPIEGIGPDELRIRELMQRLASGEVTEIILATDPNLEGEATATYLSRLLRPMGLRVTRLASGLPVGGDLEYADEVTLGRAFEGRRSIDD
- a CDS encoding TetR/AcrR family transcriptional regulator yields the protein MARPRTFDEDAATDAAMRAFWANGYEGTSTQDLCEATGLGRSSIYNTFAGKHELFERSLARYIDRKTGSTLKLLGGDLPVAAKLRTMLDGAVDPPEGEPPGCLVVNSLIELAPHDAAVAEQLRVDEELRLTALTTAIEAGQRDGDIAADKDARSLAQFVVATICGIRVLARGGTDRAVLAAVAATALTALV